From the Planctomycetota bacterium genome, the window AGTTTCGGCTCAGCGTGACCACCTTCATCCGCTCGTCCGAGGCGTGCAGTGCTTCGAGCACCTCGCCGGAGCCGTCGGTGCTGCCGTCGTCGACGAAAAGGACTTCCCACGACAGACCGGTCGTGTCGCATGCCTCACGCAGCCGCCGGCTTAGTTCGGGCAGGTTCTCCTGCTCGTTGTAGATGGGCACGACCACGGACAGCACAAGCCCAGTGTACGCCGGATCGCCCAGTCGGCGGGGTGGGCGTCAGGGCATAAACCCGCGGCAGTGCAAAATGCATCGGCGGTGCAATCTGCACCTCTTGGCGGTAAGCAAATCTCGCAGCAGGATTTATCGCCAGGAAGTGCGGGCGGGGATGTTTGAAACGCGAAGGCAGAGCGAACCGGATCGCACGACGGCTATTTCTTCAAGTGCCTAAAAGGCAATGAGTTACGCGAAATTTTATCGGTCCGGCACGCCCGTCGCAATGTCAAGGCGGGCCCATGTGGTGTGGTCGGGGCGACGAGGCTTCGTACTTCCTCGCCGCGTGGGTCCGGAGGGATTGTGTATGGGACGACGTGTCCACAAACCGACCGACGATCGACACCGCCCGCGGGATGAGGGTCCTGCGGACCGTTCGCGGAAACGCAAGCGGCAGGTGCGTGACTCAGGCCGATCGGCGTGGTCCGAACTCGAAGCAAACGTCCGACGCGAATCCGCGCCGGCGACGATGCTGATGGTCGGCTGCGACGACTCCGGGAAGCTGGATCGGCCCCACCGGGCTGACGGTGTTTTCAAAGACGGTGCGTTTACCGCCGACCTCGCCAAGACCGGCGACGAGGCGATCGGACGCATGCGACTCGGGGCGGTCGACCTGTTGGTTGTGGGCGAAACCGACCTGCCGGACCAACCCCTGCAAGGGTTCGTTCGGAAGGTGACCTCGGCTTGGCCGGAGTTGGCGTGGGCGATGTGGCGTTCGGCCGACGAGCCGACCGCGATCGCCGCCGACGAACTCTGGGCCCGTCGCAACGGCGCAGCCGCCGTGGTCGACGGGGACGACGGCTGGGGTCAACTCGTCGAACTCACCGAGCGTTGCTCGAAGGTTCGACGGGCGGCAAGAAGCGTTGTTCCAACATCCGTGGTGCCCAAGGCCTGAGAACCCGACGCACCGAAAAGCAGCCTGGCGAAGCAGGGACGTAAGGGCCCTGCAAGTCGGGGGTGTGAGAACCCCCGAACGAGGACCGGCCGACGACTGGAAACCGTCGGCCAACCACGAGTGAGACCGTCGCCGTGTCGGTCTCCGAACGAGAAAGCGCCACACGCCGGCGATTGCCGGCGACCGTGGCATAACCAAGGAGAGCGTCGTGTGGATGAACCCGGTGACAGATAAACAAAGCGGGTACGTTCATGGTCGCGATCACAGCCGACCGTTGGCCGTCTTACCGCTTCGGCGGGAGGAAGGCCAGAAGGGAAACCCAGACATGAGTACCAATGAGAAGAGCCGGTCCGACAGCTACGTCGGCCGTGAAAGTCGCAGCAGGGGGCAGGTCTTTGGCACCGACAAGGACGAAGATATCCTCAAAGCCATCAACGCCAAGGGCAACGCGATGCGTCGCACCCAAGCCGTTGGCCGACGCAAGAACCGCAAAGGTGGTCGTAGCCACGGCCGCGGTGCAGCGTAGAGAGAATGCCAAAATTCTCGCCGAAAGCCCACGCACTCGTGCGTGGGTCTTTTCATGCGCGCTTCACGCCCGAACGTTGTCAAAGGCACACTTGAGCATCCACAGCACCAACACCCCGCGCCCGGTCCAAACCGCCGTGCGCAACCAGTTGGTCAGCACCAAGCGCCGACCGATCGCCGCGTCAAAGCCGGTGGCCAGCGTGTTGTGCATCGGCACCTGCACCAACGCGGTGCTCAACCAAAGCACCGCGACTCCGCCCAGCCCGGCCCAGATCATCCACACCGGCACGCCCTTGGGCGCGAGCCAGATCAGCGCGATGGCCGAGACCAGTTCCACCAGCATCGCCGGCCCGACGATCAGCGTGATGTTCCGCGTGTGTCGCGTGTGGTATGACGCCCACCCGTCGGCACCGACGCCGTCGAACTGCGCGTAGTGCACGACCTGCACCATCCAGATCAGCCCGACGAGAAACCACGTCGCGGCCACGTTGGCGAGCAAGGTCGGCATCATCCGTCCCCCGGGTCGTTAGCGACTTCGCCGACCAGCGGGACCTCGATCCGCTCGATTGCCGTCGCTTTCCCGTCCTCGATGGTGGCCAGCGCGCCGCACAGGCGAACGTCCTTGGTCGCGACGTGAAACGGGTGCGGCGTGTTGGTCCGCATCGTCGCCACGACCGCATCCGTCTTGCGGCCGAGCACCCCGTCGTACGGCCCGGTCATGCCGAGGTCGCTGATGAACGCGGTGCCGTGGTGCAGCAGGCGGGCGTCGGCGGTCGGCGTGTGGGTGTGGGTGCCAAAGACGAAGTGAGCCCGGCCATCCAGGTGCCAGCCGAGTGCGATTTTCTCGCTGCTCGCCTCGCAATGCACCTCGGCAACGATCACGTCCGCGCCCTTGCCGATGTCCCGCAGGATCGCATCCGCTTCCGCGAACGGGTCGTTCGGCGGCAGCTGATTCATGAAGATCCGCCCGAGCAGCGTGAACACCGCGACCCGCACGCCGCCGGCCGACTTCACGATCGTGTACCGCCGGCCCGGCCCGTCGGGCGAGAGGTTCGCCGGCCGCAGCAGCCGTTCGCTCTCCCGCAGCGTGTCGGCGATCTCGAACCGCTTGTAGCAGTGGTCGCCGAGCGTGACCACGTCACAGCCGTATCGGCGGAGTTTGTGGAACAGGTTCGGCGTGATCCCGCTGCCGCCGGCGATGTTCTCGCCGTTGCACACGACGAAATCGACCTCGTGCTTCTTGACGATCCCCGGCAACAACCCATGCACCGCCGCCCGCCCCGGATTGCCCACCACATCGCCGATCGCCAGAACACGCATGGCAACACGGTAGCGCGATTCGAAGAAAATTCGCTTGGACGGAAATAGTTCGAACGGTCGGCGCGTTTCCACTTCCAGCACGGCGTCACCCGACGCGAATCTCACGAACCACCTTGGAAAGGAACCACCCATGCAGCCCATGGAACAGCTCGAACTGCGCAAACTCCTCTCGGCCAATCTCAGCGATGCCGGCGTGCTCCGCGTCGTCGGTGACGAAGGCGTCGACAACGTCATCAGCGTCTCGCTCTTGGAGGACCCGGCCGGCGGGCCGGACGTCCAGCCCACCGCCATCGTGACGATCAACGGCACCGAGGAACTGCGTGCGCCTGCCGAGGACATCCGTCGCGTTTACGTTCACGGCCGTGACGGCAACGACACGATCGACGTCGCCGCCATCGGCCGACTCACCCGCGTCTTCGGCTGGGGTGGTGATGACACAATCACCGCCGAGTCGCGCAGTATCCAACGTGGCGGCGCCGGCAACGACGTGCTCAACGGTTCCGACGCCCGCGACTTCCTCGGCGGCTCCATCGGCGACGACACTCTCAACGGCAACGGCGGCAACGATTACATGAAGGGCTCCGACGGCAACGATGAGATGAACGGCGGCGACGGACGCGACCTCATGCTCGGCGGCGGCGGAGACGACGTCATGTCCGGCGGCCTTGGCAACGACCTGCTCATCGGCAGCCTCGGCGACGACCTGCTCAACGGTGACGACGGCGACGACAAGCTCTTCGGCGGGCCCGGCACCGACACGCTCAACGGCGGCAGTGGTGCCGATGACCTCTTCGGCGGTAACGAGAGCGAAGACGACGATGAAGACACCCTCAACGCTGGCGGTGACGAGGGCGACAGCGAATCGCTCGACGGCGTGACCGATCCGCAACCCGGTGGCGGCCGCGGCCTCCGCGGCCTCTGGGGCGGACGCCCGGGTCGCTGATCCCTCTCACGCAAACCATCCTTCTCACCGCCGCGTCGACTCCTCAAAGGCGCGGCGGTGTTTCAATTCTCCACGCGGTTCCCATGACGTTGACGGTGCTCTAGCCTTGCGGCCAACGTGGCAATCGACTGGCAAGAGATCCGACAGCGCTTCGTGCCCTTCGACGGTCACTACCTCGACGGCAACTCGCTGGGGCTTTGCACGAAGGCATCGGCGGAGCAGGCCAAACTTGTGCTTCATGAGTGGCAAACGCTCGGCATCGGCGGCTGGTTCGGCGCGGACCCGCCGTGGCTGCGGATGTCTCGTGAGGGCGGTGCGCTATGTGCCCCGATCGTCGGTGCGGAGCCGAGCCGCGTGATCGCCACCGGGAGCACCACGGCCAACCTGCACCAGGGATTGGCGACGTTTTACAAGCCGACACCGCAGCGAGATCGCATCGTCATCGACGACGGCTGCTTTCCCACCGACGGCTACGCAGTGCAGAGCCATCTGCGGATGCGTGGCTTGCCGAGCTCGGCGTTGGAGCGTGTGCCGATGCGTGGCGATTTGTTCGAGGAGGAAGACCTGATCGCGGCCATCGAGTCGGACGGTGTCGCGCTTGCGGTGTTGCCGGTGGTGGTGTTTTCTACCGGGCAACTGATCGATGTCGAGCGCGTGCAATCGGCAGCGACGGCGGCGGGGGTGACCGTGCTTTGGGATGCGTCGCATGCGGCCGGTTCGGTGCCGATGCGGCTTGATGATTGGGGTTGCGAGTACGCGTTCTGGTGCGGCTATAAGTACCTCAACGGCGGCCCAGGCTGCGTGGCGTTCGCCTACCTACGCGAAGCGCTCGAGCCGGGGATGGCGGGGTGGTTCGGGTCGAGTGACGAGGCGTTGTTCGACATGCCGAGCGAGTTGCGACCGGCTGACGGTGCGGCGCGGTTGCAGCAGGGGACGCCGCACATGCTGTCGCTCGCGCCGTTGCTCGGATCGTTGTCCGGCTTCCCAGCGATTGGCGAAGTTCGCCAGCGTTCGTTGGAGCTGACCGGTCATCTGCTCGACCGGCTCGACGACACACTCGCCGCACATGGGTTTGGCACCGCGACGCCACGCGATCCGAGCCGTCGAGGCGGGCATGTATCGCTACGGCATCCCGATGCCGAGCGCTTGGTTCACGCGTTGGCGAAGATGAACATCGTCACCGATTATCGTCGCCCGGACCTCATACGCGTCGCACCGGTCGCGTTGTACAACGACGAGCCGGACGTGGATGCCGTGGTGGAGGCGCTCGTGAAGTTGACGTCAACGCCCACGGCTTCAGCCGTGGGTCGGCGAGCGTGACCGAATCCCGACGCACGCTTGAAGACTTGGGCGTTAGATAGGATCAACTCATGCCACTGATCGACATCACCCGCCCGCTCTCGGCCGGCACCGCCGCATGGCCCGGCGACACCCCGACGACGCTGACTCGCAACGCGGCGCTGGCCGACGGCGCGAGCGTGAACCTCTCGTCGATCACGGCGAGTGTTCACAACGCCACGCACGTCGATGCACCGTTGCACTACGACGACGCCGGCTGCGGGATCGAAGGGCTCGACTTGGACCTGTACCTCGGCGAATGCGAAGTCGTCGACGTGGTCGGGCACGACCCGATCTTGCCGGAGCATCTGCCGATCGACCTGCCGCCGCGCGTGTTGCTCAAAACCGGTGGCTGGCCCGAAAGCGGGACGTTTCCGAACGACGTTCCGAGCGTCGACAAGCCGACGAGCAAGACCCTTCCCATTCATCACGCCATCCATGCGGCTGGCCTTCGCATCCTCGAAAGCTTCGATCTCGCCAATGTCGAAGCGGGCCGGTATGAGCTGATCGCGTTGCCGATTCTGATTCCGGGCAGCGACGGCGCGTTTGTCCGGGCAGT encodes:
- a CDS encoding TIGR00282 family metallophosphoesterase; translated protein: MRVLAIGDVVGNPGRAAVHGLLPGIVKKHEVDFVVCNGENIAGGSGITPNLFHKLRRYGCDVVTLGDHCYKRFEIADTLRESERLLRPANLSPDGPGRRYTIVKSAGGVRVAVFTLLGRIFMNQLPPNDPFAEADAILRDIGKGADVIVAEVHCEASSEKIALGWHLDGRAHFVFGTHTHTPTADARLLHHGTAFISDLGMTGPYDGVLGRKTDAVVATMRTNTPHPFHVATKDVRLCGALATIEDGKATAIERIEVPLVGEVANDPGDG
- a CDS encoding calcium-binding protein; amino-acid sequence: MQPMEQLELRKLLSANLSDAGVLRVVGDEGVDNVISVSLLEDPAGGPDVQPTAIVTINGTEELRAPAEDIRRVYVHGRDGNDTIDVAAIGRLTRVFGWGGDDTITAESRSIQRGGAGNDVLNGSDARDFLGGSIGDDTLNGNGGNDYMKGSDGNDEMNGGDGRDLMLGGGGDDVMSGGLGNDLLIGSLGDDLLNGDDGDDKLFGGPGTDTLNGGSGADDLFGGNESEDDDEDTLNAGGDEGDSESLDGVTDPQPGGGRGLRGLWGGRPGR
- the kynU gene encoding kynureninase, which translates into the protein MAIDWQEIRQRFVPFDGHYLDGNSLGLCTKASAEQAKLVLHEWQTLGIGGWFGADPPWLRMSREGGALCAPIVGAEPSRVIATGSTTANLHQGLATFYKPTPQRDRIVIDDGCFPTDGYAVQSHLRMRGLPSSALERVPMRGDLFEEEDLIAAIESDGVALAVLPVVVFSTGQLIDVERVQSAATAAGVTVLWDASHAAGSVPMRLDDWGCEYAFWCGYKYLNGGPGCVAFAYLREALEPGMAGWFGSSDEALFDMPSELRPADGAARLQQGTPHMLSLAPLLGSLSGFPAIGEVRQRSLELTGHLLDRLDDTLAAHGFGTATPRDPSRRGGHVSLRHPDAERLVHALAKMNIVTDYRRPDLIRVAPVALYNDEPDVDAVVEALVKLTSTPTASAVGRRA
- a CDS encoding cyclase family protein, with the translated sequence MPLIDITRPLSAGTAAWPGDTPTTLTRNAALADGASVNLSSITASVHNATHVDAPLHYDDAGCGIEGLDLDLYLGECEVVDVVGHDPILPEHLPIDLPPRVLLKTGGWPESGTFPNDVPSVDKPTSKTLPIHHAIHAAGLRILESFDLANVEAGRYELIALPILIPGSDGAFVRAVLRHSP